A genomic stretch from Setaria viridis chromosome 1, Setaria_viridis_v4.0, whole genome shotgun sequence includes:
- the LOC140221380 gene encoding uncharacterized protein: MGVDLDSDDDRPVGEMTESDIEMFRRIFPGRRDPIVHEFSDLTLSDQAFAEGRDDELLEALEAGPSMVIEEGRVFKDLPALKRWLQSFAMIRKRPYKVLHSYAERRYTVVCDKERCPWRVCARKQNITGKWKITKVVGPHNCADHELTVRHPQLTSTLIAKRLMGILKEQPNMKVRTIIRTVEEIYGGYVITYGKAWRAKQRAWSMIYGDWESGYEQLPVLFNAIKAVNPGMHYEYIPKPNAWKDGRQIFGRAFWCFPQSVEAFRHCRPVFSIDGTFLIGKYRGTLLIAISCDANNMLVPLAFALVERENNDSWGWFLRLVRIHVVGPGREVGVISDRHQGILHAVQEQIEGYAPLHHRWCTRHLAENLLRKDGVKDNFDLFQVAAC, translated from the coding sequence atgggagtggatcttgattctgatgatgatcgtcctgttggagagatgacagagagtgatattgagatgttcaggcgtataTTCCCTggacgtcgtgatccgatagttcacgagtttagcgacttgactctttccgatcaggcgtttgcagaaggacgtgatgatgagctcctagaagctcttGAAGCTggtcctagtatggttattgaggagggtagggtatttaaggaccttcccgcattgaagagatggttgcaatcTTTTGCGATGATACGGAAGAGACCGTacaaagtgttgcattcatatgcggagcgccgttacacagttgtgtgtgacaaggaacggtgtccatggagggtttgtgcaagaaagcaaaatatcaccgggaagtggaagatcacaaaagttgtcggtccacacaattgtgctgaccatgagcttacagtgagacatccgcagctaacatctaccctcattgcgaagcggttgatgggaatattgaaggaacaacccaacatgaaagtgagaacaattataagaactgttgaggagatttatggaggatatgtgataacttatggtaaagcttggagggctaagcagcgagcgtggaGCATGATATAtggggattgggagtctgggtatgagcagctgccagtgctttttaatgcaattaaagcggtgaatccaggcatgcattatgagtacatcccaaagccaaatgcttggaaggacgggaggcagatattcgggcgtgcgttctggtgcttccctcagtctgtggaagcctttaggcactgtcgtcctgttttctctattgatggtacgtttttgattggcaaatatagaggcacacttcttatagccatatcttgtgacgcgaacaatatgttggttcctttggcatttgcattggttgagagggagaacaatgacagttgggggtggttcttaagactagtccggatacatgtggttggtcctggtagggaggttggcgtcatatccgataggcatcagggcatacttcatgctgtgcaagaacagatagagggttatgcacctttgcatcatcgttggtgcactcggcaccttgcggagaaccttcttcggaaggatggtgtgaaggataattttgatctgtttcaagttgcagcatgttag